A single window of Aspergillus puulaauensis MK2 DNA, chromosome 5, nearly complete sequence DNA harbors:
- a CDS encoding uncharacterized protein (COG:E;~EggNog:ENOG410PJ18;~InterPro:IPR013057;~PFAM:PF01490;~TransMembrane:11 (i45-66o72-91i112-135o141-171i183-205o233-254i266-288o312-333i354-375o381-401i413-435o)) — translation MADRTKEKDAECPAFPEAKPAEVQNITTDAVFGEITEDGPNYRNIGWIATIVLMAKSMIGLGVLAIPGAFNTLGLIPGVICLLTVATMTWWSMYVVGMFKLSHREVYAIDDAGYIMFGTVGRDFLGVTFCMYWIFVSGSGLLSISIALNAISTHGTCTAVFVAVAAVLTYSLCSIRTLGRMKWITSTGLVSILSAILIVTIAVGVQDRPSGAPQDIPWKSDYQLFKKPSFLDAVSAVSSIVFAYAGTSMFFSIAAEMREPQLYTRCLFCCQCIVTSTFLTIGVVVYYYCGSYVASPALGSAGPLMKKVSCGISIPGILASNVILSHVPSKYIFVRLLRDTRHLSANTLRHWTTWLLCTFGVVITAYIIASAIPVFNSLVSLIGALLGTLMSFQPMGCMWLYDNWGKTRDTRWYFMVCWSGFVIVAGTFLMVSGTYGSVVGIINDYSASGGSSAWSCADNSNSV, via the exons ATGGCTGATAGAACCAAGGAAAAGGATGCAGAATGCCCTGCATTCCCAGAGGCCAAGCCAGCAGAAGTCCAGAATATCACGACTGATGCTGTATTTGGGGAAATCACTGAGGACGGCCCCAACTATCGTAAT ATAGGATGGATTGCTACTATTGTGCTCATGGCGAAATCGATGATTGGGCTAGGAGTTCTGGCTATCCCCGGAGCCTTCAATACTCTAGGCCTTATCCCCGGCGTCATCTGCCTTCTGACCGTTGCTACGATGACCTGGTGGTCAATGTACGTTGTCGGGATGTTCAAGCTGAGCCACCGCGAGGTATATGCCATCGACGATGCCGGATATATCATGTTTGGTACGGTTGGGCGAGACTTTCTAGGGGTAACATTCTGCATGT ACTGGATATTCGTCTCTGGCTCCGGACTGTTGAGCATCTCGATTGCCCTGAACGCAATTTCAACGCATGGGACATGCACCGCCGTCTTcgtggctgttgctgctgtcctcACCTACAGTCTATGCAGCATTCGCACTCTAGGCCGGATGAAGTGGATTACTTCGACTGGACTCGTGAGTATCCTGAGTGCCA TCCTGATAGTTACGATTGCCGTTGGCGTACAGGACCGTCCCAGCGGTGCACCACAGGATATCCCCTGGAAATCCGACTACCAGCTGTTCAAAAAGCCATCCTTCCTAGACGCTGTCTCTGCAGTCTCCAGCATCGTTTTTGCATACGCCGGAACCAGCatgttcttctccatcgcagcAGAAATGCGTGAGCCCCAGCTATACACCCGCTGTTTGTTCTGCTGCCAGTGCATCGTCACTTCAACCTTCCTTACAATCGGCGTGGTGGTATACTATTACTGCGGGTCATATGTTGCCTCTCCGGCTCTGGGCTCTGCGGGGCCTCTTATGAAGAAGGTCTCTTGTGGCATTAGTATCCCTGGGATTCTGGCGTCGAATGTTATTCTCTCTCAT GTCCCTAGCAAGTATATCTTCGTCCGACTCCTCCGCGACACAAGACACCTCTCAGCCAACACCCTCCGGCACTGGACGACCTGGCTTCTCTGCACATTCGGCGTAGTAATAACGGCATATATAATCGCCAGCGCAATCCCAGTATTCAATAGCCTGGTCTCCCTTATCGGCGCGCTCCTCGGAACCCTAATGTCATTCCAGCCAATGGGCTGTATGTGGCTGTACGATAACTGGGGCAAAACGCGAGACACCCGGTGGTACTTCATGGTCTGCTGGAGCGGGTTTGTTATTGTTGCTGGAACGTTCCTTATGGTTTCTGGGACGTATGGCTCTGTTGTTGGGATTATCAACGATTACAGTGCTTCCGGGGGGTCTTCTGCTTGGTCTTGTGCGGATAACTCGAACTCGGTGTAG
- a CDS encoding Zn(II)2Cys6 transcription factor (COG:S;~EggNog:ENOG410PM4I;~InterPro:IPR036864,IPR007219,IPR001138;~PFAM:PF00172,PF04082;~go_function: GO:0000981 - DNA-binding transcription factor activity, RNA polymerase II-specific [Evidence IEA];~go_function: GO:0003677 - DNA binding [Evidence IEA];~go_function: GO:0008270 - zinc ion binding [Evidence IEA];~go_process: GO:0006351 - transcription, DNA-templated [Evidence IEA];~go_process: GO:0006355 - regulation of transcription, DNA-templated [Evidence IEA]), with protein sequence MECNSPQQQPQRRNKRSRSGCNTCRARKVKCDERPDGCGNCERLQLECSGYGRSAIRHSDAHTRARRMYRSCSDCRLGRAKCSGERPACSRCREKNLQCQYGENAEPVWPRRLTSTVDPPERPSSAPPENEAQTPYLAWLTSSDLPEKARVAVLVDNYFAHVHPIRCFAFLHKPSFLRRVDEELASEGQTALLHVVCALGAQFYALEWGATSQKLSPKFILRAGSRWADTAYSMVLKDLDKISIDNLMASQLLYDHALRVGTFAQAFMLGGITARMAQALQINLEFSTDILCLEPGLSISAREARRRLMWSCFVTDALLGSGVDQLMLIEERDIKIQLPCNERRFLQEAPCVTRTLDGTVLGFLRPEITPVDPDENMGIMAYFIQHIRIRKQVLRYIKHLDKAMSPWLPNSEFAILDKACWDWYNSLPENLHFTAPAIYARKASSQLGALVLLHCAHHQTLCDLYRLGAPALFKLRSAIEFPPEQSEYLEKMRSDLYKAAKSLATIIAEAERHGPHNLSDTWLPTVTYDSSRIMLYYLTQLIDPREQNSKDLVVQTIPYLQSNIRALRAMESLNAVSGRLADLAETMSRLLGSEAEIASGRNIVPDDFYSLDLEDTGRQTPAGVPAQSAPDYVLNPLTIYRMARRTIPERHAPERIASSATGGSAQATDISPPMLTGADELMLFTSDLGWTWQPAETAMDSGLEHTGLHPWVGGAQLHSDRQEQRGSWGHQFPFLS encoded by the exons ATGGAATGCAATTCCCCACAACAACAGCCACAGCGTCGAAATAAGCGATCTAGATCAG GGTGCAACACATGCAGAGCTCGTAAG GTAAAATGTGACGAGCGACCGGACGGCTGCGGCAACTGCGAGAGGCTTCAGTTAGAGTGTTCTGGATACGGGCGTTCAGCGATTCGGCACTCAGATGCCCATACCAGGGCAAGGCGGATGTACCGATCCTGCTCCGACTGCCGACTGGGAAGGGCTAAGTGCTCTGGTGAACGGCCAGCATGCTCCAGATGCCGAGAAAAGAATCTTCAGTGCCAGTATGGGGAAAACGCTGAGCCCGTGTGGCCACGACGGTTGACAAGCACGGTTGATCCACCTGAGAGACCAAGTTCTGCGCCGCCGGAAAATGAAGCACAGACTCCGTATTTGGCATG GTTGACATCTTCTGACCTCCCCGAGAAAGCTAGGGTGGCAGTCCTGGTCGATAACTACTTTGCTCATGTTCACCCCATTCGCTGTTTCGCTTTTCTTCATAAGCCCTCATTTCTCCGCAGAGTTGACGAAGAACTGGCTTCGGAGGGACAAACGGCTCTGCTTCACGTTGTATGCGCCCTAGGTGCTCA GTTCTATGCCCTAGAATGGGGCGCCACTAGCCAGAAGTTATCACCAAAATTCATACTGAGGGCCGGCTCTCGCTGGGCAGATACTGCTTACAGTATGGTCCTAAAGGATCTGGACAAGATCTCCATCGACAACCTCATGGCCTCACAACTACTATACGACCACGCATTACGAGTGGGCACCTTTGCTCAAGCGTTCATGCTGGGAGGGATCACTGCGCGCATGGCCCAGGCACTGCAAATCAACCTTGAGTTTTCTACCGACATTCTCTGTTTGGAACCTGGCCTTTCCATTTCTGCGAGGGAAGCGCGTCGTCGGTTAATGTGGAGCTGTTTTGTGACCGATGCGCTGCTCGGAAGTGGAGTTGATCAGCTTATGCTAATTGAAGAAAGGGACATCAAAATACAGCTGCCGTGCAATGAGCGGCGATTCCTCCAAGAGGCGCCGTGTGTTACGCGGACACTCGACGGTACGGTTCTTGGGTTTCTTCGACCGGAAATTACCCCGGTAGACCCAGACGAGAACATGGGAATCATGGCGTATTTTATCCAGCATATACGAATTCGAAAGCAGGTCCTCCGTTACATAAAGCACCTCGATAAAGCCATGTCTCCGTGGCTCCCGAACTCGGAATTCGCCATTCTAGACAAGGCATGTTGGGACTGGTACAACTCGTTACCGGAGAACCTACACTTCACCGCACCCGCCATCTACGCACGCAAAGCCTCATCGCAGCTGGGAGCGTTGGTGCTTCTGCACTGTGCCCATCACCAAACACTGTGTGATTTATACCGACTAGGAGCTCCAGCTTTATTTAAGCTGCGCTCAGCTATCGAATTTCCCCCAGAGCAAAGCGAGTATCTCGAGAAGATGCGATCAGACTTGTACAAGGCAGCTAAAAGTCTGGCGACGATTATCGCCGAGGCTGAGCGGCATGGGCCGCATAATCTGTCAGACACCTGGCTCCCGACCGTTACTTATGACAGCTCACGCATTATGTTGTACTATCTTACCCAGCTAATCGACCCCCGTGAACAAAACAGTAAAGACTTGGTTGTCCAAACCATTCCTTATTTGCAGAGCAATATAAGGGCCTTACGAGCCATGGAATCATTGAATGCTGTGTCTGGGCGTCTG GCCGACCTTGCAGAAACAATGTCGAGACTTCTAGGATCGGAGGCTGAAATAGCTAGCGGTAGAAATATAGTCCCGGATGACTTTTACTCCTTGGATTTGGAAGACACTGGGCGGCAGactcctgcaggagttcCCGCTCAAAGTGCACCTGACTACGTTCTCAACCCCCTCACCATTTACCGCATGGCGCGTAGAACGATACCGGAACGACATGCTCCAGAGCGTATTGCATCATCGGCTACGGGTGGTTCTGCACAAGCGACTGACATATCTCCACCGATGCTGACTGGAGCCGACGAGTTGATGCTCTTCACATCTGACCTGGGATGGACGTGGCAGCCAGCCGAAACAGCCATGGACTCTGGGCTTGAGCACACGGGCCTACACCCCTGGGTAGGTGGTGCGCAGCTGCACAGCGACAGACAGGAGCAACGTGGTTCATGGGGGCATCAATTTCCATTTCTCTCATAA
- a CDS encoding putative short-chain oxidoreductase (COG:Q;~EggNog:ENOG410PPHD;~InterPro:IPR002347,IPR036291;~PFAM:PF00106,PF08643,PF13561,PF08659;~go_process: GO:0055114 - oxidation-reduction process [Evidence IEA]) → MSLVWLITGTSSGFGHEFVTQVLARGDKVIATARNISKISHLKQLGAEIMALDVTSPQAELNTKAAEAISLFGKVDVLVNNAAYTQFGFLEDMSEDDYVKQFTTNVFGTINTTRAFLPHFRSRRAGTVVNIGSMSAWETYPGVGAYSASKAALRYATDALDQEVASLGIKTLLVEPGQFRTELLSSQNSMFVETDIPEHREVASATFDTFRKAHGNQRGEPAKGVARIIDVVRGENGAARRRWPKELALGPDAVAVIRKKCEETLRSLAEWEEFSTGTDFV, encoded by the exons ATGTCCCTTGTCTGGCTCATCACCGGAACATCCTCCGGCTTTGGCCACGAATTCGTCACCCAAGTCCTCGCCCGCGGGGACAAGGTCATCGCAACAGCACGCAACATCTCCAAGATATCGCACCTGAAGCAACTCGGTGCTGAAATCATGGCACTGGATGTTACATCCCCGCAGGCAGAACTCAACACTAAAGCCGCCGAAGCCATCTCGCTCTTTGGAAAGGTAGATGTGCTTGTTAATAATGCAGCATACACCCAGTTTGGGTTTTTGGAGGATATGAG TGAGGACGACTACGTGAAGCAGTTTACGACCAATGTCTTTGGAACGATCAACACGACTCGTGCATTCCTGCCTCATTTCCGCTCTCGCAGGGCCGGGACTGTGGTTAACATCGGTTCTATGTCTGCGTGGGAGACGTACCCTGGTGTCGGGGCGTATTCGGCTTCCAAGGCCGCCCTTCGCT ACGCCACAGACGCACTTGATCAGGAGGTCGCATCGCTCGGTATAAAGACTCTCCTGGTTGAGCCTGGCCAGTTCCGCACGGAGCTCTTGAGCTCTCAGAATAGTATGTTCGTCGAGACGGATATCCCTGAGCACAGGGAAGTGGCAAGTGCCACGTTCGACACATTTCGCAAAGCGCATGGGAACCAGAGAGGAGAGCCAGCGAAGGGGGTAGCTCGCATTATTGACGTCGTTCGAGGGGAGAATGGGGCCGCTAGGCGAAGGTGGCCGAAAGAGCTTGCTTTGGGACCAGATGCGGTTGCTGTGATTCGCAAGAAGTGTGAAGAGACGCTGAGGTCTCTGGCTGAATGGGAGGAGTTTTCTACCGGGACAGACTTTGTCTAG
- a CDS encoding FAD-dependent oxidoreductase (COG:E;~EggNog:ENOG410PPW7;~InterPro:IPR023209,IPR006076,IPR006181;~PFAM:PF01266;~TransMembrane:1 (o15-35i);~go_function: GO:0003884 - D-amino-acid oxidase activity [Evidence IEA];~go_function: GO:0016491 - oxidoreductase activity [Evidence IEA];~go_function: GO:0071949 - FAD binding [Evidence IEA];~go_process: GO:0046416 - D-amino acid metabolic process [Evidence IEA];~go_process: GO:0055114 - oxidation-reduction process [Evidence IEA]), giving the protein MSGPPYMPWFNQGKMAQITIVGAGIVGMATASMLSHHHKVTVVARNLPGDKPSIEWASPWAGVSFIAGGCSSPAEAKMQLDAFAELWRWSDVYPESSIKKIPIEDFHDDKTEEDIWWKDYMPEFRFLPPESLPKGAKLGTAYKSLILNPDIFLPWLRQRLEGTGVQFKRMTLTSLSEARSLGHDVLINATGFGSLTLNDVRDQSVELIRGQTMLVKSNYDKLFMRDTGDTYTYVIPRLDGTAVLGGTRHKGSVDPNPDLDLCQDIVNRVNKNLPSHFSNNLQDYQIVRHNVGIRPSRVNGIRVEREVKDGQKIVHAYGVAGGGYIFSFGIARAARDLVEGYLFPHHPAKL; this is encoded by the exons ATGTCCGGCCCTCCATATATGCCGTGGTTCAATCAAGGCAAGATGGCCCAAATCACCATTGTTGGAGCAGG CATCGTCGGCATGGCCACGGCCTCCATGCTATCGCATCACCACAAGGTCACGGTCGTCGCCAGGAATCTCCCCGGTGACAAGCCGTCCATTGAATGGGCGAGTCCCTGGGCGGGAGTTAGTTTCATTGCAGGCGGCTGCTCGTCGCCTGCAGAAGCCAAGATGCAGCTCGACGCGTTTGCGGAATTGTGGCGGTGGAGCGATGTGTATCCAGAGTCGAGTATCAAGAAGATCCCCATTGAGGACTTCCATGACGATAAGACGGAAGAGGACATCTGGTGGAAGGATTATATGCCTGAG TTTCGCTTCCTGCCCCCTGAGAGTCTACCAAAAGGCGCCAAACTCGGGACAGCAT ACAAAAGCCTGATCCTCAACCCAGACATATTCCTCCCCTGGCTCCGTCAGCGCCTCGAAGGCACGGGCGTGCAATTCAAGCGCATGACGCTGACCTCCCTATCCGAAGCCCGGTCTCTAGGCCACGACGTGCTCATAAACGCCACGGGCTTTGGATCGCTAACTCTGAACGACGTGCGCGACCAGAGCGTGGAGCTGATCCGCGGCCAGACTATGCTTGTCAAGAGCAACTACGATAAGCTGTTTATGCGTGATACGGGCGATACTTATACATATGTGATACCGCGCTTAGACGGGACTGCTGTCCTTGGTGGGACGAGGCATAAGGGTTCTGT TGATCCGAACCCAGATTTGGATCTATGTCAAGAT ATCGTGAACAGGGTCAACAAGAACCTACCGAGCCATTTCTCAAATAATTTACAAGACTATCAAATTGTCAGACACAATGTAGGCATCCGGCCATCCCGGGTCAACGGTATACGAGTCGAGAGAGAGGTCAAGGATGGGCAGAAGATTGTCCACGCGTACG GtgtcgctggcggaggatacatcttcagcttcggGATTGCGCGTGCTGCCAGGGATCTTGTTGAGGGCTATCTCTTCCCCCACCATCCTGCGAAGCTGTAG
- a CDS encoding putative allergen (COG:S;~EggNog:ENOG410PVXT;~InterPro:IPR038903;~go_component: GO:0005576 - extracellular region [Evidence IEA];~go_function: GO:0019863 - IgE binding [Evidence IEA]) — protein sequence MHSPAYQCVVLPVASIHGHLGPIIPFTSMPPQTTTTYACFVPQGSRPEVVHSNAMVETRRVDVVAFSWSNRLLPQSYIRRTTPRPDRNFIHTSTELQSNSDTPFELYSLLLPRVTYSISRPISSSLDATSHSFKKMQLTKSLLLLAALASTSLARPEGHERRQASTTTSAASSTSSTSSSSSSAGGGFGAKTSNSGSGITYQGNVGDPYGSNMIEISSDDASNYKHVAKISGENSEPWDLIFFNKYGPDGKMDGWFGHSALTLTLNSGETKYVAFDDDTNGGFAAAPSGSMPLDPGGGYASTWGEFDFSSTGNGGWSGFDVSAIVAQNAGEAVQGMKICEQGGGTCSSISPDASSVDNAYTTGETDIGGIGGNISGDGNVLLEVTVNWQG from the coding sequence ATGCATTCCCCTGCCTATCAGTGTGTCGTCCTGCCTGTTGCGTCCATCCACGGTCATCTTGGTCCAATTATTCCATTCACATCAATGCCCCCGcagaccaccaccacttaCGCATGCTTTGTCCCACAAGGATCTCGACCAGAGGTAGTCCATTCGAACGCCATGGTCGAGACCCGAAGAGTAGACGTGGTGGCATTTTCGTGGAGTAACCGACTGCTCCCCCAAAGCTATATAAGAAGGACAACCCCTCGTCCTGATCGTAATTTCATTCACACATCTACAGAGTTACAATCCAACTCAGACACTCCTTTTGAACTCTACTCTCTCCTGTTACCTAGAGTAACATATTCCATTTCAAGACCTATATCATCATCGCTTGACGCGACCTCACACTCCTTCAAAAAAATGCAACTCACCAAGtctcttctgctgctggcagCCCTTGCCTCCACTTCCCTTGCTCGCCCTGAGGGCCACGAGAGACGTCAAGCCTCTACCACCACCTCGGCTGCCTCCTCTACCTCTtctacctcttcctcctcttcctccgccggTGGCGGCTTCGGTGCTAAAACCTCCAACTCCGGCTCCGGAATCACCTACCAGGGCAACGTCGGCGACCCCTACGGTAGCAACATGATCGAGATCTCCTCCGATGATGCCTCGAACTACAAGCACGTCGCCAAGATCTCCGGCGAGAACAGCGAGCCCTGGGACctgatcttcttcaacaagtaCGGCCCCGACGGCAAGATGGACGGCTGGTTCGGCCACTCCGCCCTCACGCTTACCCTCAACTCCGGTGAGACCAAGTACGTCgccttcgacgacgacaccAACGGCGGTTTCGCTGCCGCTCCCAGTGGCAGCATGCCCCTTGACCCTGGTGGCGGCTACGCCTCTACCTGGGGTGAGTTCGACTTCAGCAGCACCGGCAATGGCGGCTGGTCCGGCTTCGATGTCTCCGCCATCGTTGCTCAGAACGCTGGCGAGGCTGTCCAGGGTATGAAGATCTGCGAGCAGGGCGGCGGCACTTGCTCCAGCATCTCGCCCGATGCTTCGTCTGTCGATAACGCCTACACCACTGGCGAGACTGATATCGGTGGAATTGGCGGCAACATCTCCGGAGACGGTAACGTTCTGCTCGAGGTTACCGTCAACTGGCAAGGCTAA